A DNA window from Ahaetulla prasina isolate Xishuangbanna chromosome 7, ASM2864084v1, whole genome shotgun sequence contains the following coding sequences:
- the LOC131201720 gene encoding tetraspanin-7-like, which produces MALLKLFLMAFSFVFWAAGLTMLTIGIWAKISLGTYLMLSTNQYPPNPFILLAAGITIIIWGFLGCFSAATEHRCLLRTYGGFQLAVFAAGLTAGLSSLFYRENIAEGFQNGLREAIDSYSKDEEKAEALDFIQRNLNCCGIESYRDWFSSPWSVEQEAPNRSVPLSCCRTRKGCLHAPLPSDARGIYHNGCFSKVHDFVSHNMFYIASAALGLALMQVVGIILSCLLAARVLPQAESPGGTIPH; this is translated from the coding sequence ATGGCTCTCCTCAAACTTTTTCTCATGGCTTTCAGCTTTGTCTTCTGGGCAGCAGGTCTAACCATGCTCACCATTGGTATCTGGGCCAAGATTTCATTAGGTACCTACTTGATGTTGTCAACCAATCAATACCCTCCAAATCCTTTCATTTTGTTGGCAGCTGGCATCACTATCATCATATGGGGCTTTCTGGGTTGCTTTAGTGCTGCCACTGAACACCGTTGCCTACTACGCACTTATGGGGGCTTCCAGCTGGCTGTCTTTGCTGCCGGGCTGACAGCAGGGCTGTCTAGCTTGTTTTATCGTGAGAATATTGCTGAGGGTTTCCAGAATGGACTGCGAGAAGCCATAGATTCCTACAGCAAGGATGAGGAAAAAGCAGAGGCCCTGGATTTCATTCAGCGCAACCTGAATTGCTGTGGCATAGAGAGTTACCGTGATTGGTTTTCCTCACCCTGGTCGGTGGAGCAAGAGGCACCTAACCGTTCTGTGCCTCTCAGCTGTTGCAGGACCCGAAAAGGTTGCCTGCATGCTCCACTCCCTTCTGATGCCAGAGGTATTTACCACAACGGCTGCTTCAGCAAAGTGCACGACTTTGTCAGCCACAATATGTTCTACATTGCCTCAGCTGCACTTGGACTGGCCCTCATGCAAGTTGTAGGGATCATCCtttcttgcctcctggcagcacGTGTCCTACCACAGGCAGAATCACCTGGAGGAACCATCCCACACTGA